CAGCTCGCTACCCCTCAGAAATCTGTAGCATGACTCTCATTTGCCCAGACGGtcagtcacagtgtgtgtggttgtgtgtagaAAGTGTATGTAAGTGTGTAAGGACTGCATGTTCACTGTATGACAAGCCACGAGgttttaaatatatgtgtgtgtgtttatgtgggattgtgtgtgtgtgtgtgtgcgcatttgCATGAAAGTTTGagaaaataaccctgatgatgtcatagtgATGTTAAATGGTTTATCTCGGATTGGGCTTGTAGTcccaacatttatatttataaaaacttCATTAAAAGCTGGAGGCATTGAAGGTGAATCAAGGTCTAAACTCAAGATAGATCCCAACTTTTAGTTTGTAGCATGTGTCAAGAAACGATAATTTGAAATGTTATACCTTATTTTTCCCATCGTTCAACTAGATAACAACTTTCACTAGACCCTTCCTGTCTGTGGAGGGTCCAATTGCAAAGTTCATGtcagatgtgttgtgtgtccctTTTTGTAAGCTAGATCTGATTAAGAGTTTAAATAGCATTAACATAATGCTTTGTagtagacagacagatggacggatggatggatggagagaagagagagagagtactaTTTAATCCCAAAgagaatttttttaaacattattcgCAAAAACAATGAAGTAGGTCAGAGACATTATCATGTTTGTGTAAAGACACAGTATGAGAAAGATCAGTTGAGTCTGAAATATAACATATGTGACGtgtgatataatatataaatgtccAGGTGAGCCGTCTGCCCTGGTATGAGGAAATACCATGTTGTCagagaaacccccccccctgctgatACAGAGAGAAGTCAATGTAGGCTACAGTAtagaggcagctgcaggagcatcTCTTTGTTTAATGCAAAACAACAATACCACAAATACCATAAATCATCTGAAATATGGATCATTATAACCCTTACGAAGGAGGATTCATTGCAGGACTTTTGTATTAGAAAAGAGCAGTTTTAGTTAgctgtacctaataaactgctaACTGCGTGTATAACCCAGCAGGGTTTTGGTCATTTCAttaaatttgatcattttaaattccTTTAACATTAAGGTTGTGTTTATTGACCAGGTGTTTCCTCTCAGGGTTTTTGGCCTCTTTTGGGTTTTTGGCCCACATAGAATTGTTAAGTTGTGAGATCATTTCAAATTCTGAAACAGTGTTGAAAGAGGGATTAGTcatgagtttttaaaaattttATTGTACCTTTTATTGTATTGTTGGCTCATCTAAAGACAGGCCTTGTAAGTTAGCTTTGAGTATACGTGCGTACTTTTATTGCATTGCAGCATTAGCTCATATACTAGTACATGTACTTcaaatttatttcacttttcttttggagcatacatttttgtttcatgtttccGTATTTGGGTGAAAACTGTGGTTTTATCCTGCAGGTATCAGACATCCGTGTGAGACCAAGTTTGACAATCACCTGCAGGACCTGGAGCACAGCAATTACACATTAAATATCCCGCTGATCCCCACTACACCTGAAGAGATGGAGGACATGTTCAGACTCTGCTCCCATGTTCGCTTTAAAATCCCTCAGCAGGTCAGGTCCAGACTTGAAGCTGGAAGAAGCTTACATTCACCATATTTGATAATGTTACAATGTGTTTAGGATCAGCAAAAAGCTGTCAGAGTAAAATTCACccttactttttaaatgttactgcATCTTGTGGTTGTGTAAacgtgtttttattgtttagatTCTTCAAGGGTTGGTAGATGTTCGGCAGCCTCACAACACATTTTACCAGGATGGTTAGTTCACTTTGCCATGAGACATTTTAAGATTTCCAATGTTTAAGCATCCATGTGACTTCCCagtcatttttttcttctttttttccattagtATTTATGGAGATTGTTGGTGAGGAGTCAAGATACGCCTTACACGATCACCTACATCTGATCGCTGCACCTTTACAAGTGATATGGGGCAAAAAAGACCAGGTAACTATGTAAAGTGGTGCAGCAGCTACATGTGGGCTGTGTACATTTGTAGCCTCAGTATTGGCTTGACCTTTTAATACACCGGTTTCCGTTGCTCTAGATATACTGAATCAGCACAGTAAGACATCAGTGATGAATGGTTAGGGACAGTTTTAAGAAAGTCTGTACAATCTGAAATCTATTTATTTCAGCCTCTTTTCTCCAGTTTTTACTCTGAAGAACATCACAGCTTTGAGGTCTCCATTATTTCCAGGCCACGAGACAGAAGTCATCTCACTCTGGCCCATATTCTGAGAGAGGCTTACAGCACTTCCTGTCAAAACACAGCCTAATAAGATTATACTGATCTTTCACCCTCTCTTTTGAACAATGAGGTACATTTGTGTCGAACCACTGTTACATATGCCTGCTGCAACATAGAAGGAGCATAGCTAAATTTAAAATCACAAtccaaacacaaatgaaaacaaaagattaGACCCAGCTACATTCCCAAACTTACTCGACGTAATGATTGTACAATTTAACTGTCCAATGTACTGCTTAATAGTCATTTCAAGATAAATCCTGTTACATTAGAAGATGGTGATGTTGGACTTACAGTTGATTctataacaaaaacaaatgaggcAACTTCCATGTTTTTTAGGGCCCAGCTCATGTGGGTACTGAGAACTACTGTTTGTCTTCCTACTACACCCTTGATGCTGTTCCACTGATACAGTGACTCAGCAAAGCTTATACAAATACAGAGGTGATTACCTACGAGCTTCAGATTCTGAACTAATCTCAAGAATCACATGGATGTGTATCAACTTGTAACCTGAGGGTGGTGGCTCAGGTTTCTCCATCTGCTCAGTTAATGTCTGACGAGAGAAGTCTCGTACTTTCAGTGCACAAGTATGATAGTTATTAGGGCTGGGCAATCAAACATAGAACAATATCAAAAAATAtcaagagtttaaaaccacaaccttttCTCAGGAGCAGAAACCAGTCCttcaacttaaaataaatataatgttatatttacagTGAGAATTACTGATGAATGGTATAAATGTTTGTATCCTGATATAATGTTGGGCCATATCGTCCTAACCCTGCATGTCTCCAGGTGGTGGATGTCTCTGGGGCTGCGGTGATCGCCGACCTGCTGCCTGGGTGCAGGGTGGACCTGCTGGAGAACTGTGGCCACTCGGTGGTGATGGAGAGGCCGTGTCGGACCGCCAAGCTCCTCCTGGAGTTCATCATCCTGCAGCAGGGGGCCAGGGGCGGCTCGAAGAAATCCACCTGAACGAAAGACTTTAAAATCATTCACCTGCTGTCGCACCGGGTGCTCCTCATACGTgacgtgcatgcacacacacacacgtgcgtgGACACTTTGATAACACACACTAAAGCAGTTATCCAGCTTCGTGCTCCACAGTTTCTCAGATGCTGAAATAAATCACGTGTGATGTAAACCTGACAATGATAATAAAGAGCTCATGCatgttgcagtgtgtgaatggatgtgtTTATGCGGGGCGGGCGgggtgtgtgtggctgcagcaggacctcctcctcctcttcctcctcttcatccccacCCTCCTCCTGGTGTGCGCAGTTTTGCTGCAGCCCGGAGTCGAGCACATCTGCCCGGTGCGACCAGCGGTGAACATCACTCCCCCTGAACCGCAGCGTTACACAAACCGAgggtcgctgctgctgctgccggggaAGAGAAGCCGAGTGTTCACCAGGAGAAGCCAGGTGAGGCTTTGTCTTTAGTTTAATGTCTGCTTCTCTTCCAGTTTGTCTAATGAAGACCCCGGCGTTAACCTccggaggagcagcagctaacgttagccactttAGCATGCTAGCTAGCCACTAAGTAGCCATCGAGCTAGCAGGCGTAGGATAAGCATTTGCAGTGTGGTGCTAACGTTGTGTTGAACCCTGCTAACCTCAGTGCACACAGGTTGAATAGATGCAACAAATGCATTTAGTTGCATTTGTTGTAACAACTCATTTGTTCGCTAAATAGATAGAAATACACCCGACGCCGGATGCTGATCAACATTAGCCATCACACAAACATTAGCTGCCATCAGTGGACAGTTCAgtctcactggaaacaaacgAGTTCGCTTTCACTTCCTCGGAAGAGTTTATGATTTCAGTCTCGATCAATAAACTCATTCAAAAGTCAAAGTTTAATTTTCACCCAGGAAATGAAAAGTTGACCGGAACAGTGATAATGGATCATTTGAGTCACTGATTAAAATCTGGCACTTAACCAGTCTGTTGCATCGTTCAGTTTCACACGTACACATTTCCTACAATATAAAACTAACCGGTCTGTGTATACTGTACATTATATAAACGCACAACTGTCATAAGGTTCACGTACCTTGTGTCTATATATGCATCATGTACATAATGATCCATACTTGAACCAGCAACTTTACACTCTGCACCATATGATTCACCTACCCACATATAAGTAACCTCTATGTTATCGACCAATATTTGTTTAGCGTCTTTGCACCACTGCACTATCGTCCTCAGGTCATAATAAGTAGTTACATGTTGTCCACCCATGCACATTTTGTTTCCTGGTGCACTGCTGTCGTGTATGGTCTAACTCTATTGCTCATAGTGGCCACGCTTATCTTGCTAGTTTCTGGTAGTTTGTTTGTATGTCAAATTCTTGTATAGAAACTAGTGTGTGTACTCATACATggcaaataaagctgattcaGATTCTAATACTTGATATTCAGAGCCTCATTCGGATGTGTATTTCAAGGACATATTGTTATCAGCGaacagaacaaacaacaaatatagTTCCTTctacacacactcgtacacacgtttgtacagctatgttagtgaggacactcattggcataatgcattccctagccccttaccctaaccatccaaactaaatgcctaacccttaacctaattctaaccctaacaccAAGTCTTAACtcccaaacagtccattaaatgggggtcacaaagtgaggactggTCAAAAGGTCCTCATtctcccaaaatgtcctcactccgttgGTTATatgctcaaactggtcctcacaaagatagctgtacacacacacacacacacagacacacagagagcggCTGCACTGCAAAACATGAGATGTGACTGTGTCCCTCATTAACTGAATAACTTTGTTACAGCTCATGttaatgtgattttgtttttccacaggaGAAATTGAAGTAACCCAAACCATATCTGTTCCCTCTCTATTTTGGCTCTGACCAAGTGGGTATTGTTCTACAAATGGATAATGGAGACTGGGGCCATAGGGTAAGAGATGGATAGAAGTGAAGTCCGTCTAGATCAGGAGCCATTTCAGGTGTTTCTGATGAAGATATTCaatctggttttaatgttaaactaGCCAAAACTAAGGCAGTCAAATACAACGATGCAGCAGTAAATGCCCAGATTTAGTTTTAATTGTCTTTGACTTGAAATACAATAACTTTTAGTATTGTgcaccagaaaaaaaaaagacatggcTGATCCAGAACTACCCAAGTCCAACccactgaaacagaaacaggaggGGGCGTTTCGTAGGAATGAATCAATGAAGGCAGAAATAAAGGGACAATATAggatatcatcatcatcatcaatggGCTTATCCTTCATCACCCACACCAATGCATTTATAAAAGTAATGCATCTCATATATTTTACATTCTTTGAACGCTGCCACCCACTCCCTGAAAAGAGGCTCTCTGTCAaatcattattgttgttgtctgCGACCATTTCCTCACCAAATGTGGAAAAGCTCATCAcacattaaatgtaaattttggACTGAAAGGTAGAAGTTGACGCCTATGACATCAACAGCGACTTTAACATTTAGTAATAACAATGAATCAAATTGTGTGCAAATGCTGACTCAGTTTAACTTCACAAAAACCTGATCCTTAACTTGTCCTCTGCTCCTTTTTTGTCCTAGATGACTTCTCCTGTTACTCTGAACGTGGGAGGCTGCCTCTACACCACCAGTCTATCCACCCTGCAGCGCTATCCAGACTCCATGCTGGGCGCCATGTTCAGGGGAGATTTCCCCACCACTCGCGATTCCAAAGGGAACTATTTCATTGATCGGGATGGAACACTTTTCCGATACATCTTGAACTTCCTGCGGACGTCCGAGCTCACCCTCCCGGTGGATTTCGCAGAGACAGACCTCCTGAGGAAGGAGGCGGACTTCTACCAGATCGAACCCTTGATTCAGTGCCTTAGCGATCCCAAGCCGCTGTACCCTCCCGACATCTTCGAGCAGGTTGTAGAGCTTTCCAGCACTCGGAAACTGTCAAAATACTCGAACCCTGTGGCTGTTATCATCACGCAGTTAACGATTACTACAAAGGTTCATGCCTTGCTCGAAGGCATTGCCAACAACTTCACCaagtggaacaaacacatgatggACACGAGAGACTGTCAGTTGTCGTTCACTTTCGGACCATGTGACTATCATCAAGAGGTGTCATTACGGGTTCTCCTCATGGACTACATTATGAAACAAGGCTTCACCATCAGGAACACGCGTGTACATCACATGAGCGAGCGTGCAAACGAGAACACAGTGGAGCATCACTGGACTTTCTGTAGACCAGCTCAAAAAGTTGAAGACTGAGTTAAAGCACATAAAGCACTTTTTTATACTGCATAAATCATAGACAAAAAAAGTTTCAGTATCACtaataatcatttaaaactatttaGTTCTACAGTGCACAAACTTCAAAGTCCAGACTGAGCATAAGAAACAGCCAATCtgtgaaatattgatttattccCTTTCTTATCTGTGTTACTGAGACATATTTGACATTCCTTGCAACATAAATTACTTGAGGttacaaaataattttataaaGCAATGCGATCACAATTTTATCATTTAGATACACTGTGTTATACCCCAATCGTGCAAAAAAATGTGgctacattgttttattttctaggggtaattgtttgttttaaagtgacTCCAAAACCTGCGTCTGTTTAATAAAGTGTAATAAAGTAATTGTGATCATGTAGCCATGAATGTAAATTTATACCCCGATCTTGGAGAAGAATAAGTCCAAAAGAAGAGATTGTAAATCTGTCATTGTCATAAGTTAAGTCCTGTCACGAGTCTACTTTTTTAActtgataataataaagtataattGTCTTTAGCCCAGTGTCTTTCTGGACGGTTGACAATCGATCTTAGTCCCTTAGCTCTTTATTATCTGGAGTACGGTACTGTTTCTGAAGACCCCAGTAgttgttgcatgtgtgtcttgtatatgtatttgttgtgtgtgcttTGCAGTACAATGTCTATGGTTACACTTTAGAGTTCAAGTCAACAGTGATGTGTTTggtcatcttttaaaaaataaaaccatttgtatatttgtcagttattacatttttgtcttGTGGTTgaacatttcactgtgtttctgtaGAATTTAGCTCGAGAGCTGTCGTGTTTGAG
The sequence above is drawn from the Hippoglossus hippoglossus isolate fHipHip1 chromosome 7, fHipHip1.pri, whole genome shotgun sequence genome and encodes:
- the abhd6b gene encoding monoacylglycerol lipase ABHD6b; the protein is MAADLDVANLFVIAGATLAIPILAFIASFLLWPSALIKVYYWYWRRTLGLQVRYADCGGYRFCFSYRGKPGMRPSILMLHGFSAHKDTWLTLVKYLPKHLHLVCVDMPGHEGTTRTNTEDYSIQGQVRRIHQFVETIRLNRKPFHLVGTSMGGNVAGVYAARYPSEICSMTLICPDGIRHPCETKFDNHLQDLEHSNYTLNIPLIPTTPEEMEDMFRLCSHVRFKIPQQILQGLVDVRQPHNTFYQDVFMEIVGEESRYALHDHLHLIAAPLQVIWGKKDQVVDVSGAAVIADLLPGCRVDLLENCGHSVVMERPCRTAKLLLEFIILQQGARGGSKKST
- the kctd6b gene encoding BTB/POZ domain-containing protein KCTD6, producing the protein MDNGDWGHRMTSPVTLNVGGCLYTTSLSTLQRYPDSMLGAMFRGDFPTTRDSKGNYFIDRDGTLFRYILNFLRTSELTLPVDFAETDLLRKEADFYQIEPLIQCLSDPKPLYPPDIFEQVVELSSTRKLSKYSNPVAVIITQLTITTKVHALLEGIANNFTKWNKHMMDTRDCQLSFTFGPCDYHQEVSLRVLLMDYIMKQGFTIRNTRVHHMSERANENTVEHHWTFCRPAQKVED